Part of the Streptomyces antimycoticus genome, GGCTGGCCGCCGGGCTGCCGGAGGAAGTACCCGGGACCACGGTGGACCGCCAGTGCGGCTCCTCCCAGCAGGCCCTGCACTTCGCCGCGCAGGGCGTGCTCTCCGGCACCCAGGACCTGGTGGTCGCGGGCGGGGTGCAGAACATGTCGATGATCCCCATCGCCTTCGCCAGCCGCCGGGCCGCCGAACCGCTCGGCCTCGACGACGGCCCGTACGCGGGCTCCGAGGGCTGGCGGGCCCGCTACGGCGACCGGCCCGTCAACCAGTTCTACGGAGCGGAACTGATCGCCGAGAAGTGGGGCATCAGCCGGGAGGCGATGGAGGAGTTCGCGCTCCGCTCCCACCAGCGCGCGATACGGGCCATCGACGAGGGCCGCTTCGACCGCGAGCTGGTCCCGTACCGGGAGGTGACGGCCGATGAGGGGCCGCGCCGGGGCACCTCACTGGAGAAGATGGCTTCTCTGGCACCGGTCGTCGAGGGCGGCCGGCTGACCGCCGCTGTCTCCTCGCAGGTCTCCGACGGCGCCTCCGCGCTGCTCGTCGCCTCCGAGCGGGCGGTCGCCGAGCACGGCCTGACCCCGCGCGCCCGCGTCCACCATCTGTCGGTGCGTGGAGAGGACCCGATCCGGATGCTGTCCGCCCCCATCCCGGCCACGGCCTACGCCCTGAAGAAGTCCGGGATGTCACTCGACGACATCGACCTGGTGGAGATCAACGAGGCGTTCGCACCCGTCGTGCTGGCGTGGCTGAGGGAAACCGGCGCGGACCCGGAGAAGGTCAACGTCAATGGCGGCGCCATCGCGCTCGGCCACCCGCTCGGCGCGACCGGCACCAAGCTGACGACGACGCTGCTGCACGAACTGGAGCGCACCGGGGGCCGGTTCGGTCTGCAGACCATGTGTGAGGGTGGCGGCCAGGCCAACGTCACCATCATCGAACGGCTCTGACGCGCACACCCGCCTGCCGCCGCCGACCCGATCACTGGGGTCGGCGGCCGCACGCGGATCGGCTGCTGCGGAGGGCGCTCAGGTGGCCTGGGGCAGGCGTCCCAGCGCGGTATGCGCCTCAGCCATGATCCTCTCGACCAACTCCGCGCATGACGGCAGGTCTTCGATGAGGCCCGCGACCTGTCCCGACGCCATCACTCCGAGGTCCGTGCGGCCGTCGACCATGGAGGCCCGCAGCAGCATCGGGGTGTTGGCGGCCAGCAGGACCTGACTCCAGGTGAGCTCCTTGCCGTGCTTCATGGCCAGACCGTCACGGACCATCCGCGCCCAGCTCAGGCCGGACAGCTTCCTGAAGGACGCGGCGTGGCGCACGGCGCGCAGCAGCGCCGCCGTCCGGCCGGAACGCTCCAGGGTGTCGACCAGTTCGCTGCGCAGCATCCGGTGGGGGAGTCCGTCCACCTTCGTGGTGACCGTGACGTCCTGGACCGAGGCTTGGAGATAGCGGGCCTGCACGGCGCGTGGGACGGTGCTGTCCGACGTCAGCAGGAATCGGGTGCCCATCGCCACCCCCGCCGCCCCGTAGGCGAGCGCCGCGACCAGGCCACGGCCCTCGAAGAAGCCGCCCGCGGCGACGACGGGGAGGTCCACGGCGTCCACGACCTGGGGCAGCAGCACGGTGGTGGCGACGTTCCCGGTGTGGCCACCGCCCTCGCCGCCCTGGACGAGCACCGCGTCCGCGCCCCAGGCGGCGACCTTCTCCGCGTGCCGGCGCGCGCCGATGGACGGGATCACGATGACTCCGGCGTCCTTGAGCCGGGCGATCAGCTCGCGGGAGGGGGCGAGGGCGAACGAGGCGACCCGCACGCCCTCCTCCACGATGATCCGTACCCGCTCGGCCGCGTCCCCCGCGTCCGCCCGCAGGTTGACCCCGAACGGCGCGTCCGTACGAGATCTGACCTCGCGGACCGCCGCCCGCAGCTGATCCGGTGTCATCGTCGCCGAGGCGAGGATGCCCAGCGCACCGGCGTTCGCCGTGGCCGAGACGAGCCGGGGCCCGGCCACCCAGCCCATGCCCGTCTGGACGATGGGATGGCGGACCCCGACCAGCTTGGTCAGTGGCGTCGCGATCGTGACACCGTTCATGCCCTCACCTCGCGGTCGCGCAGCTCCTTCGGGTCGAGGACCTCCCGGATCAGGCGCAGTTCCTCCGCCGACGGCATACGGGTGTACGGCACCTCGTCCGGGACGGTCAGCGGGAAACCGGTGGCCTCTCGCACCTGGTGCACTGTGACGCCGGGATGCACGGAGCACAGCCGCAGGGAGCGGTCGGGCGTGGCGAAGTCCAGCACCGCCAGATCGGTGAGGACACGGCGGATCTCGTGGAAGCGCGTCGTCACGGGCTCGGCGGCCGCCGCCCGGTCGTAGCCGACCCCCGAGACCATGTCCACCCGCTCGACGAAGACGCGTGGCGAGTGCCGGGGGACCCAGTAACTCGTCGGGTTGTTGAGCGTGTTGATGGGGGCCCCGCGTACGCCGAGGAGCTGCCGTCGTGGCTTTGCCCAGTCGCCGACGCACGAGATGTTCTGGTTGCCGTACCGGTCGAGCTGGCTGGCGCCCATCATGACGTGGCGCCGCCCGCCGGCGACCATCGCCAGGTGCCGACGGTACGGCAGCCAGCCCTCGGTCACCTGGGAACCGCTGCCCACCGCCGGGACGTCGCCGATCAGCAGCGCCTCACCATCGGTCAGCAGCAGGTCGGGGGAGAAGGTGAGCTTCGCCAGCCGCGCACCGATCGTGGGCACGATGCCCATCGGGCTCGCCAGGATCTCCCCGTCGCCGCGCCACGCCTCGGCGCAGGCCACCACACAGCATTCGGCCCGGGTCACGCGCTCGCTCATGTGGCCTCCTTGGCGAACGCCGCGACGGCGGCCTGATAGGTGTCCTCGTCTCCTGACAGGAACTGCTCGGTGAAACGTCGCCACTCCTCGGGAGCGGTGGCGGCTTGTGCGTAGGCTCGCTGGAAAGCCTCGTCGCGGTCGTAGTCAGGGGCGCATGAGGTGAAGTGCGCGCCGCCCGGAGCCTCGACCACTCCGTTGATGTACGCCCGGGAGACCAGCAGGGTCTGGGGGCCGTGTTCCGCTTGCAACTCCGCGCTGTCCACAATCCGTTCACAGGAGAGATACGCCTGGTCCGCGGCCTCGCAGAACAGGTCGTCGAAGTAGGGATCGGGCCCGAGGTACTGGCCGTTGCCCCGCGCGTCGGCCCGGTTGAGGTGGACGAGCGCGGCATCCAGGCGCAGTGCCGGGACGGCGACGAGTTCCTCGCCGTCGCCGTACGGGGAGCGCACCGTGCGCAGCTGCGGGTTGACCCTCATCACATCCGAGCCGAGGCCCGCCCGGATCGGAATGAACGGCAGACGGTGCCCGGCCGCGGTCAGCCCCCACATGAACATCGCCTCGTCCAGCTCCGTCATCTCGAACGCACCCCGCTCCCGGGCGGAGCGGAAGTGCGGCTCGAGGGGTATGGAGTCGAGCGTGACGAACGCCGCGATCAGCTTGCGGATTTTCCCGGCAGCGGCCAGCAGGCCGACGTCCGGGCCGCCATAGGAGACAACGGTCAGATCGGCGATGTCCGAGCGCAGGAGGGCCCGTATGAGAGCCATGGGTTTGCGCCGCGATCCCCAGCCGCCGATGCCGATCGTCATGCCGGTCTCCAAGCGGGCGACGACCTCATCGGCGGTCATGGTCTTGTCCCTGCTCAAGACTGCCCCTCCTCGCCTCTGTCCTCGTCCGCGCCGAAGGCGGCGCGGACCCGGTCGGCGACCCCGCTGAGGTTCGCCTCGAAGGTGAAGCCCTGCTCGAAGCGGTAGCTGCGCCGGACGTCCACGGGGTCGATGCCGTTGATGGCGGCTTTGGCCAGCCGCAGCAGATATCCGTCCTTGGCGGCGATCTCCCGGGCCAGTTCCCGGGCCGCACTCCGCAACTCCGCGCGCGGGACGACCTTCCACACCGAGCCGTGCCGATGAAGCTCCTCGGCGGTGGCGGTGCGCGAGGTGTAGTAGAGGGCGCGCATCAGATGCTGGGGGACCAGCCGTGCCAGATGGGTCGCGGCCCCCAGCGCGCCCCGGTCCAGTTCCGGCAACCCGAAGACCGCGTCCTCGCTCGCCACGATCGCGTCGGCGTTGCCCGCCAGTCCGATGCCGCCACCGAGGCAGAAGCCCTGTACGGCCGCGATGACCGGGACTTCGCACTCGTACACCGCGGCGAACGCCTCGAAGCAGCCGCGGTTGGCTCCGATCAGGGCACCGTGGCCGTCGTCGCGCTGCATTTCCTTGATGTCGACGCCCGCGTTGAATCCGCGTCCAACGGCGGTGAGCACGACGCACCGCACGCCGGGGTCCCGGCCCGTCACACGTATCGCGTCGGCCAGGTCGTACCAGCCCCGCACGGGCAGGGCGTTGACGGGCGGAAAGTCGACGGTGACAACGGCGACGCCCTTTTCCGTCTCGGAGGTGGAGACACCCATGAGCGCATCAGCTACCTTTCTACCAAGCATTTGTTAGGTACGGTAGCAGTGGATCGCATACAGCGGGAGGTTCATGGTGAGCGTGGCTTGCGACCTGTCGGGCCGGGTCGCCGTAGTGACCGGCGGCACCCGGGGCGTGGGCGCGGGGATCGCGCGGGCCTTCCTCGAAGCGGGCGCCGAGGTCGTGGTCTGCGCGCGCAGAACCCCGGACGCGACGGTGGAGGCGGATGGCCGCACGGCCCGATTCCTCCCCGTCGACCTGCGCGATCCGGAAGCCGTGAGGGAACTTTTCGCCCGGGTGGCCGCCGACCACGGACGGCTGGACAGCCTCGTCAACAACGCCGGGGGCACCCCGTTCCGGACACTGGGCAACGGCGGGCCCGAGCGGCACGCCCGGGTGATCGAGCTGAACCTGCTCGCCCCGCTGACCGCCTCCCTGGCCGCGTACGAGGTGATGGGCCGCCAGGCGGCAGGCGGTTCGATCACCATGATCGGCAGCGTCAGCGGCACCCGCCCCTCCCCGGGCACCGCCGCCTACGGCGCAGCCAAAGCGGGACTGGAGAGCCTCGCCCGCTCCATGGCCGTGGAGTGGGCACCGACCATACGGATCAACACGCTCGTCCTCGGCATGGTCCGCACCGAACTCACCCCTCTGCACTACGGAGACGAGGCGGGCGTCGCCGCCGTCGGCCGCACCGTGCCGCTCGGACGCCTCGCGGAGCCTTCCGAGGTCGGCGACGCCTGCGTCTTCCTCGCCTCGGACCGCGCCGCGTACATCTCCGGCGCGAGCCTGCTCGTCCACGGCGGCGGGGAACGCCCCGCCTTCCTCGACGCCGCCACAGCCAACAAGGAGACTTGAAGATGACCGGAATCTGCTCCGGACGCGTCGCGGTCGTCACCGGGGCCGGCCGCGGACTCGGCCGGGCCCACGCCCTCGCGCTCGCCGCCGAGGGAGCGAAGGTGGTGGTCAACGATCTCGGTGTGGGACTGGACGGCGCCGCGGAGACGGACGGTCCGGCCCAGCGGGTCGTGGACGAGATCAGGGCCCTGGGCGGTGAGGCGGTCGCACATGGCGGTGACATCGCGACGACCGACGGCGCCGCCTCGCTGGTCACGACCGCCCTGGAGGCATTCGGGCGGCTCGACACCCTGGTCAACAACGCCGGGTTCCTCCGCGACCGGATGCTCGTCAATCTGGACGAGGACGACTGGGACGCCGTCATGCGGGTCCACCTCAAGGGCCACTTCCTGCCGCTCAAACACGCCGCCGAACACTGGCGCGCCGAGGCGAAGGGCGGCCGGACGCCCCAGGCGCGGGTCGTCACCACCAGCTCGGGCGCCGGCCTGCTCGGCAGTGTCGGTCAGGGCAACTACTCCGCCGCGAAGGCCGGAATCATCGGCCTCACGCTCGTCGCCGCCGCCGAGATGGGCCGGTACGGCATACAGGTCAACGCCATCGCCCCGGCCGCGCGCACCCGCATGACCGAGCACACCTTCGCCGAGACGATGGCGGCGCCGGGCGAGGGCGGATTCGACGCGATGGCCCCGGAGAACGTCTCCCCGCTGGTCGTCTGGCTGGGCTCAGCCGCCTCCACAGGGGTCACCGGACGTGTCTTCGAGGTGGAGGGCGGCCGGATCACCGTCATGGAGGGCTGGCGGCCCGGACCGACCGCCGACAAAGGGGCCCGATGGAGTCCGGCGGAGGCGGGCGGGGCGGCGCTGGGGCTGCTCGCCGCCTCGGAAACCCCACGGCCGGTCTATGGCACCCGATGACCGGTCCGCGGCCGATCGGCGCTCATGGCGCGTCGGTGAGCGGAGCCCGGCTTGGACCCTGAGGTGGGCGCGGTGCGCGACGCTCGGCGGCGCGGCGGCACGCTCGGTGTGCCGGATCTCGCGCTTTTCGAGATCCATGAGGAGTCGGCCGGAGTCGCGGCCGAGGCCGCGAGAACACTGGGCGTCCCCTTGGGGCGGGTCAAGGTGAACGGCGGGGCGCCGGCTTTCGGGCATGTGGTCGGCATGTCGGGTGCGCGCATGGTGCTGACGCCGGCCTACGAGCTGCGGCGGCGCGGCGGCGGTACCGGCGGGGTGGCCGTCCCCGCGGACGACGGGCAGCACGAGGGGCTGTTGATCAATGCGTAGGCGCGGCGGCGACACACAGGAGAATCGGATGCGGGACTTCGACGGTCGACCGGGTGCGGCCGTGATCGCTGGTGCCACGGGTGGCATCGGAGCCGCCATCACCCGCATGCTGGCCGGGCGCGGCAGCCATGTGGCACTGACGTACCGGAAGAACGCCCAGGCCGGGGCTGCCCTGGTCGCGGAGGCCGAGGCGACGGGCGTCCGAGCGGCCGCCTGGCCGCTGGACCTGTCGGACGCCGACGCGACGGCGCGCTTTCTGGACGAGGCCGCGGACCGCTTCGACGGCATCCACACGCTCGTCTACGCGGCTGGTCCGCATGTGCCCATGGTGCATCTGAGCCGGGTGACGCCGGACCGGTTCCGGCAGCAGATCGAGGCGGACGCGATCGCCTTCTTCAACCTGGTGCGGCCGGCCCTGCCGCGGCTGCGCGCGACCAGGGGCGGCATCGTCGCGGTCACCACGGCCGCCACCCGTCGATTCCCGGTCCGGGACGGCCTTTCCGCCGGGCCGAAGGGGGCCGTTGAAGCGCTGGTACGGGGATTCGCCGCGGAGGAGGGCCGGTTCGGGGTGCGTGCCAACTGTGTGGGCCCCGGAATGCTGCTCGACGGAATGGCCGCCCGGCTGATCGGTTCGGGCGACCTGGACGAACGGGCCATGGAGGTCGCCCGCGGCAACATCCCCCTGCGGCGGTTCGGATCCGCGAGCGACATCGCCGAGGCTGTGTGCTTCCTGGCCTCCGACCGAGCCGGTTTCATCTCCGGTCAGATGCTCGACGTCGACGGAGGTTACGGGGTGTGAGGCGGCGCGTCCCGGCTGAAGAGGAAGACCCGCTTGATGTGGCCTCCGACTCTTCACACCGGGAGGCGGTCGAGCGGGTTCTCGAGATCACCGGCGCAAATCTGAGCGCGGTGCTGCACAACGCGGGCCAAACCACGACGGGGTTCTTCGAGGACCTGTCCGGCGAGCCATGTCGGCACATCCTCGAAACGCATCTGATAGGCGCGATGGATCTCACCCGCCGCCTCCTGCCCGCCCTGAGGAACAACGGATCCGGGCGGATCGAGGTGATCTCCAGCAACGTGGTCAACGTTCCGCATCCGACGTTCTCGGTCTGCGCGGCGGCGACGTGGGCGCTGGAAGGCTCGTGCGAGGCCCAGGTTCTGTATCCAGTGACTGTTGTTGCACAACGTCGTTGTCGTTCTCGTGGGGGAGAACGGTGCTCGATGTTGGCAGGTACACCGCTATGACATCGGCCTGTCCTTCGACGGGCTCGATGAGCTGCTGCCCGGCGTCGGAGCGGGTCTGGCGGCACGGGCCCGGACCTTGGGTGTACGGGACGGACAGCGGTTCCTGATCGGGCCGGACGGTCGGCCGGACCTTCGGGTCAACGCCTGCCTGGGGTCGGCGAAGTGGCGCAACCTCGCCGAGCGGACGTACAGGGACTACACGTACTCGGTCGGGGTGTGGTTGAACTACCTACTGCGGGTGCAGGTCAACTGGTGGGATGCGGCCGAGGACGACGCGGAGGAGTTCCTGTTCCGGAGGGTGACCGACCCGGCGGACGCCGAGCGGGTGCAGACGAACTCATTCACCCGCGACCTCGCGGGACTGAAGAAGTTCTACCGCTGGATGAGCCGCCACCGCGTCGCGAACCCCTTCGACGACTTCGATGCTCCGCGGGCGATCCGCAGCGAGGACGTCAAGTGGCTCGACGCCCGCGGCTACAAGCGGTGGCTGGACCTGGGCATTCGCGGCATGGATCTGTCCAGGCGCCCGGACCGGTGGTGGCGGGGTCGCAACGAACAGCGCGATGTGGCGTTCTGCGACGGCCTCTACGGCACCGGTCTGCGGGTGTCGGAGTGGGCGAGCGTGGTGTTTCCGTAGCTGCCGCCCTTCGACCGCCGCCGCGGCTACTACACCTTGGAGCTGGCCGACGCCTGCGCCAAGGGCGGGTACGGACACCCGTACTGGGTGCGCCGCGCGGTGATGAAGTCCCTGCTGTCCTACGGCGAGTGCGCTCGCGCGGCCGCGGTGCGGCGGGCCTAACAGTAGGCCGCGGGCCGCTACGAGCGGGTGACCGGGCTGCGGCTGGTCCTGGCGACTCAGGGGTCGGAGTCGGTGACCTTCCGAGGCGCTCACGGCGGCACCGAGACGCGGCCGTGGAACGAGGTCGGGCCCCGCACCCGGCTGCGGCTGTTCCGCCGGACTGAGCAGGGCCTGGAGCCGGTGGCACTCTGGCTCAACGAGGACGGCCTGCCGCGCGACGGGCGGGGCTGGGAGGACACCTTCGACGTCGCGAACGAGCGCATCCAGAACCTGGGCCTGGAGCACTTCACCTGCACCGCCCACATGCTCAGCTGGCCAATCTCCTCGGCGAGCACGACGAGACGGCCGTCGCTGACGCGCGGCGCGACGCCACCGACGCCGACCGCCCGCTACCGGGTGACGGCGGCCAGCCGCGAGTTCGCCGGCCGCGTCCTGACCAGCGACCGCCAGGCCCGCGATCTCCTCGGTGACCCGCGCCTGTAGATCCACCACGGCCAGGGCATGACCTGCGTCCTCAACCCGGCCACCGCCGCCTGCCAGCTGAGAGGGGCCGCGGACGACCCGATGGTGACCCCGGACCTCGACGACTGCCGCCCCAAGTGCCCGAACATCGCGCGCACCGACCGCGACATCGAGCACGTCCGCCAGTAGGCCGCCGAACTTACGGAGACCGTCGCCGACCCGCTCGCGCCCCCGATCCGGCATGAACGCGATCGGCACGAGCTCGCACGACTGGAGCAGATCATCGAGGCCCACCAGCAAGGAGCCGCCACCCCATGGGAGCGCCTGGACCGGGCAGCCGCCACCCTTGACCGGCCGGTGCGCCAGGTCCTGAGCGGAGCACACAGGCCCGGTCCGGCTCCGACCGGACAGGCCCTCGGCGCGGCTCCCCAACGGTGCGGCGGGTGCCCATGAGCCGGCCTGCCTCCGCGTCGAAGCGGCCGTACGCGTACAACGAGGAGACGCGCACGGCCACCTGCCGCGCCTGGCACAGGGCGGAGTTCAACCTCCTGCCGGAGGAGGCCGGACCGTGGTATGCCGGGCATCAGGCCCGGTGCCCCGGTACGCCCGCGCCGCGCCAGGAGGCTGACGTCCTGCCGCGCACCCGGTGACTGGCCGGACTCCTTCGCCGCCGCGATGGGCAGCGGTCTGCTTGCCCCGGATGAGCGGAGGCGGGGCCACCGCCGGTCCTGAACTTCACCTGGCGTCCTGGCAGGAGGCTGGACCATGAACAATGAGGACATCCAGGACGAGGTGCCGTTGGCCGGCGGGCGCATCACCCCCCCGGGTCTCAGTGACGGCCCGGCAGCGCGTGGCGCAGGATCCGGCCCCAGGTGGAGGCGTACTGCTTGAGGAGCGGCCCTGTGGTGTAAGGGATCTTGTACTGTTCGCAGACCTTGCGTACCCGTGGAGCGATCTCGGCGTAGCGGTTGCTGGGCAGGTCGGGGTAGAGGTGGTGCTCGATCTGGTGGCTGAGGTTGCCGGTCAGGATGTGGAACAGGGTGCTGCCCTCGATGTTGGCCGAGCCCTGGATCTGCCGCAGGTACCACTGGGCGCGGGTCTCGCCCTCGACCTGCTCCTCGCTGAAGGTCTGCACGTCGTCGGGAAAGTGGCCGCAGAAGATGACAGTGTGCGACCACACGTTGCGTACGGTGTTGGCGGCGAGGTTGCCCAGCAGGCAGGGCAGGGCGGAGGGGCCGGCGAGCAGGGGGAACAGGAGGTAGTCCTTGGCGAGCTGGCGGATGGCTTTGCGGGCCAGGCCGCCGAGGCCGCCGAGGAAGGCGCGTACGCTCTTGCGGCCGGCGGCGACCGCGTCGGGTTCGAGGTCGTACAGGGCGATGCCCCACTCGAAGACCGGCGGGAGCAGCGCGTTGTAGAGCGGCTGGGCGAGGTGGACGGGGTGCCAGGGCTGGTCGGCGCTCATCCGGCTGACCACATAACCGAGGTCGCGGTCGCGGCCCACCACGTTGGTCCAGGTGTGGTGCAGG contains:
- a CDS encoding acetyl-CoA C-acetyltransferase; amino-acid sequence: MPEAFIVEAVRTPVGKRDGALSAVHPADLGAHVLKALMERSGADPAAVEDVVFGCLDTVGPQAGDIARTCWLAAGLPEEVPGTTVDRQCGSSQQALHFAAQGVLSGTQDLVVAGGVQNMSMIPIAFASRRAAEPLGLDDGPYAGSEGWRARYGDRPVNQFYGAELIAEKWGISREAMEEFALRSHQRAIRAIDEGRFDRELVPYREVTADEGPRRGTSLEKMASLAPVVEGGRLTAAVSSQVSDGASALLVASERAVAEHGLTPRARVHHLSVRGEDPIRMLSAPIPATAYALKKSGMSLDDIDLVEINEAFAPVVLAWLRETGADPEKVNVNGGAIALGHPLGATGTKLTTTLLHELERTGGRFGLQTMCEGGGQANVTIIERL
- a CDS encoding NAD(P)H-dependent flavin oxidoreductase, whose protein sequence is MNGVTIATPLTKLVGVRHPIVQTGMGWVAGPRLVSATANAGALGILASATMTPDQLRAAVREVRSRTDAPFGVNLRADAGDAAERVRIIVEEGVRVASFALAPSRELIARLKDAGVIVIPSIGARRHAEKVAAWGADAVLVQGGEGGGHTGNVATTVLLPQVVDAVDLPVVAAGGFFEGRGLVAALAYGAAGVAMGTRFLLTSDSTVPRAVQARYLQASVQDVTVTTKVDGLPHRMLRSELVDTLERSGRTAALLRAVRHAASFRKLSGLSWARMVRDGLAMKHGKELTWSQVLLAANTPMLLRASMVDGRTDLGVMASGQVAGLIEDLPSCAELVERIMAEAHTALGRLPQAT
- a CDS encoding CoA-transferase subunit beta translates to MSERVTRAECCVVACAEAWRGDGEILASPMGIVPTIGARLAKLTFSPDLLLTDGEALLIGDVPAVGSGSQVTEGWLPYRRHLAMVAGGRRHVMMGASQLDRYGNQNISCVGDWAKPRRQLLGVRGAPINTLNNPTSYWVPRHSPRVFVERVDMVSGVGYDRAAAAEPVTTRFHEIRRVLTDLAVLDFATPDRSLRLCSVHPGVTVHQVREATGFPLTVPDEVPYTRMPSAEELRLIREVLDPKELRDREVRA
- a CDS encoding CoA transferase subunit A: MTADEVVARLETGMTIGIGGWGSRRKPMALIRALLRSDIADLTVVSYGGPDVGLLAAAGKIRKLIAAFVTLDSIPLEPHFRSARERGAFEMTELDEAMFMWGLTAAGHRLPFIPIRAGLGSDVMRVNPQLRTVRSPYGDGEELVAVPALRLDAALVHLNRADARGNGQYLGPDPYFDDLFCEAADQAYLSCERIVDSAELQAEHGPQTLLVSRAYINGVVEAPGGAHFTSCAPDYDRDEAFQRAYAQAATAPEEWRRFTEQFLSGDEDTYQAAVAAFAKEAT
- a CDS encoding enoyl-CoA hydratase family protein codes for the protein MGVSTSETEKGVAVVTVDFPPVNALPVRGWYDLADAIRVTGRDPGVRCVVLTAVGRGFNAGVDIKEMQRDDGHGALIGANRGCFEAFAAVYECEVPVIAAVQGFCLGGGIGLAGNADAIVASEDAVFGLPELDRGALGAATHLARLVPQHLMRALYYTSRTATAEELHRHGSVWKVVPRAELRSAARELAREIAAKDGYLLRLAKAAINGIDPVDVRRSYRFEQGFTFEANLSGVADRVRAAFGADEDRGEEGQS
- a CDS encoding SDR family oxidoreductase, whose amino-acid sequence is MVSVACDLSGRVAVVTGGTRGVGAGIARAFLEAGAEVVVCARRTPDATVEADGRTARFLPVDLRDPEAVRELFARVAADHGRLDSLVNNAGGTPFRTLGNGGPERHARVIELNLLAPLTASLAAYEVMGRQAAGGSITMIGSVSGTRPSPGTAAYGAAKAGLESLARSMAVEWAPTIRINTLVLGMVRTELTPLHYGDEAGVAAVGRTVPLGRLAEPSEVGDACVFLASDRAAYISGASLLVHGGGERPAFLDAATANKET
- a CDS encoding SDR family oxidoreductase, which encodes MTGICSGRVAVVTGAGRGLGRAHALALAAEGAKVVVNDLGVGLDGAAETDGPAQRVVDEIRALGGEAVAHGGDIATTDGAASLVTTALEAFGRLDTLVNNAGFLRDRMLVNLDEDDWDAVMRVHLKGHFLPLKHAAEHWRAEAKGGRTPQARVVTTSSGAGLLGSVGQGNYSAAKAGIIGLTLVAAAEMGRYGIQVNAIAPAARTRMTEHTFAETMAAPGEGGFDAMAPENVSPLVVWLGSAASTGVTGRVFEVEGGRITVMEGWRPGPTADKGARWSPAEAGGAALGLLAASETPRPVYGTR
- a CDS encoding SDR family NAD(P)-dependent oxidoreductase, which encodes MRDFDGRPGAAVIAGATGGIGAAITRMLAGRGSHVALTYRKNAQAGAALVAEAEATGVRAAAWPLDLSDADATARFLDEAADRFDGIHTLVYAAGPHVPMVHLSRVTPDRFRQQIEADAIAFFNLVRPALPRLRATRGGIVAVTTAATRRFPVRDGLSAGPKGAVEALVRGFAAEEGRFGVRANCVGPGMLLDGMAARLIGSGDLDERAMEVARGNIPLRRFGSASDIAEAVCFLASDRAGFISGQMLDVDGGYGV
- a CDS encoding SDR family NAD(P)-dependent oxidoreductase produces the protein MRRRVPAEEEDPLDVASDSSHREAVERVLEITGANLSAVLHNAGQTTTGFFEDLSGEPCRHILETHLIGAMDLTRRLLPALRNNGSGRIEVISSNVVNVPHPTFSVCAAATWALEGSCEAQVLYPVTVVAQRRCRSRGGERCSMLAGTPL
- a CDS encoding site-specific integrase, with translation MLHNVVVVLVGENGARCWQVHRYDIGLSFDGLDELLPGVGAGLAARARTLGVRDGQRFLIGPDGRPDLRVNACLGSAKWRNLAERTYRDYTYSVGVWLNYLLRVQVNWWDAAEDDAEEFLFRRVTDPADAERVQTNSFTRDLAGLKKFYRWMSRHRVANPFDDFDAPRAIRSEDVKWLDARGYKRWLDLGIRGMDLSRRPDRWWRGRNEQRDVAFCDGLYGTGLRVSEWASVVFP
- a CDS encoding fatty acid desaturase family protein translates to MTAQPLAPSPAELTDQQIEAFGQELNQIRADVLAERGAADARYIHTVIAAQRGLETGGRAALAVSLFPPAWVVGTAMLSTAKVLENMELGHNILHGQWDWMRDPAIHSTTWEWDHLTPADAWRHTHNDLHHTWTNVVGRDRDLGYVVSRMSADQPWHPVHLAQPLYNALLPPVFEWGIALYDLEPDAVAAGRKSVRAFLGGLGGLARKAIRQLAKDYLLFPLLAGPSALPCLLGNLAANTVRNVWSHTVIFCGHFPDDVQTFSEEQVEGETRAQWYLRQIQGSANIEGSTLFHILTGNLSHQIEHHLYPDLPSNRYAEIAPRVRKVCEQYKIPYTTGPLLKQYASTWGRILRHALPGRH